The stretch of DNA CGGCGTCACCGTTGTCGGCCTCAATCTCGACTTCGTCGCGTGGCAGCGTGACGGTGAGCGTTCCGTTGGCGTCCGTCTCACCGACAGTTCGATCGTTGACGGTGATCGCCACGTCGGTTGCCGGCTGTCCGTTCGCGAGTAGTTGCAGCGTCACCTGCTCACCCGGTCCGGGCGAGCCGTCCGCGACGAGAAACACGAGCGATTCAGTATCGTTCGCGTCCGTCGCTTCGTCGTCTTCCGCAGCTTCCTCGTCGATATCTTCGTCGTTCGCGCGACGTTCGATCGCTTCTTCGAGTTCGAAGACGGTCCCCGTTTCTCCGTCGACGCTGACTTCGGCCTCACCAGTTTCGGCTCCGGTCAACACGAATTCGAACTCGTAGACGCCATCCTCGGCGTCCCGCTCGGCTTCGGAAACCGTCCAACTGCTGTTGTTGCTCGTCGCAGAGAGGGCGGCGGTGGCTGTGGCAAGCGCGTCCGTTTGAGAGATCGACAGCGATCCGTTTCCGTCGCGCGGTCGCTCGTACTCACGGCTTCGCTCGCCGTCGTCGCTTTCGACCTCGATCGACATGCCGCCGTCGAGGTCGATTTCTACGTTCCCGCTCGCTTCGCCGGTGAACTGTCGGGTCAGTGCGTTGGTTCCTGCGCTCGTGAGCTCGGCCACTGCCGTGCGCTCGTCGGCGAGATCGGACAGCGTCACGCCGGCAGCACGAAGCTCAACCGTCTCGACTGACTCGGCGCGCTCCTCGAGGCGCTCGTAGCTCGAGACTACGTTCCGTGCCCGTGTGTTCAGCGATGCGAGCCGCTGTGCGTACGCTGATTCCTCGAGATCGCCGCCCTCGTAGGCAGCGGTTGCGCGCTCGTACTCAGCCTGAAGCGCTATCGATCGGTTCTCGAGGACTGCCGCTCGACCGGCGATCGCGGCTGCGCGGGCGCTATCGTTGCCCTGTTCCATGCGTTCGTCGAACGCCGTGTCCTCGAAGTCACTACGCACGTCGTCGCTCGTCGCGGTAACGACGGTCGACAGCTGTGCACCGGTTGTGACGGTCACACCGTTTTCAGTCTGTACGTCTGGATTCGATTCACTCTGGGTCGTCGCGCCAGCGACGACCGCAGGGCCGAGCATGCTCGTACAGAGCAGGACGGCCAGTGAGACGATCAGTAATCGTCGGTTCAACATCGATCACGTCTCGGAACGGACTTCTGATAAAACGGATCGGTCGTGGGACCGGTTTTCACCGATTTGCACGAGTCGATTCCGCTGCTTGCGGTAGTTTGCAGCGAGTTGCAGTGCATTGCAGCTACCGAGACAGTATGCTTATACGATCCGTCTCGAAAACCTAGCGACCGTGAACCCGTCACTCCGTCGCGTCCTCGTCACTGTTCTCATCGCCCTCTCGCTTGGGATCGTTCCCATCGGAGCCGTGGCGATCGGGCAGCCCGATGAGGCGGGTGCCGGCGATATGCCTTCGATCGGGACGGCAGCGGTTCCCGAGCCGGATACGACAGTGACGCGCATTACGATCGACGAGAACGGGACTGCTCACTGGTCGGTGACGATTCGAACGCGCCTCGCCAACGAATCCGATGTCGCCGACTACGAAGCCTTTGAAGAGCGGTTCAACGCCGATCGAAACACCTCCGTCGAGCAGTTCGAGCGGCGAATGACCGGCGTCGTCTCGAGTGCGGAAGCGGCGACCGGTCGTTCGATGTCCGCGTCGAACTTCCGGGCCGAGAGCTCGATTCAGGAGGTACCCAGACGCTGGGGCACCGTCACGTACTCATTCCGATGGACGAATTTCAGTACGCGAGCCGGGACTGCCCTCGTCGTCGGTGACGTGTTCGAAGGTGGCCTCTATCTCGACGAGGACGATCGCCTACAGATCGTCCCGCCCACTGGATACACCGCAGCGGAGACGACACCCCCACCCGACGAAACTGATGGCGAAACGCCGGTCTGGGTCGGCCCGAAGAACTTCGCCGACCGACAGCCGACGGTTCGCTTCGAACCAGCCGAACCCGAGGTCGGCAGTGATCGCAACAGCAGCCACTCGTGGACCGGATCACCCCTCGTGCTCGCGGGCGCTACTGTCGTCCTTGTGGGTCTCGGAATCGCCGTTTCCGTCATGTCCGACCGCGAGTTGCTCCGTCAGGTGCGCTCGAGCGTCCCGCTCCCTGTCGGGACGACACCCGACGCAACCGAACAGGCTGCGACCGACTCGGACGATGCTCTCAATGGGGTGAACAACGACACGAACGACCGGAAAAGCGCCGGTGAGACGGCGGATACGGCGGCAACCGCCGCCAACCCTCCGTCTCCCGACCTCGTCACCGACGAGGACCACGTCCGCGCGCTCATAGAGCAACACGGCGGGCGGATGCGCCAGGCCGCGATTGCCGAAGAACTCGAGTGGTCGGCGTCGAAAACCTCGCGGGTCGTCTCCGGAATGGCTGAGGAGGATGTCGTCGAAAAGCTTCGGGTCGGTCGCGAAAACGTGATCGATCTCGTCGACGACACGGAATAAGAGACGGCATCGCCAGTCGTTACGCTTTACCCCCACCAGCCCGAATCGAGGCGCAATGACTGCCCAGACCGTCCAGCAGGGCGACCTCGTGACCGTCATCGGGCTCGAGGTCCACGTTCAGCTGGAGACCGACACGAAGATTTTCTGTGGGTGTTCGACCGACCAGACCGACGACCCCAACGAGAACGTCTGCCCGGTCTGTCTCGGCCTGCCGGGGGCGCTGCCAGTGTTAAACGAGGCTGCCGTCGAGGCCGCCGTCAAGATCGGCAAGGCGATCGACGCCGACATCCCCGAGGAGACCCGTTTCCACCGGAAGAACTACTACTACCCCGACCTGCCCAAGAACTTCCAGATCACCCAGTACGACGAGCCGATCTGTGCCGACGGCGAACTCGAGGTGTCCGTCGAGGGCCAGCGG from Natrinema sp. HArc-T2 encodes:
- a CDS encoding PepSY domain-containing protein, whose amino-acid sequence is MLNRRLLIVSLAVLLCTSMLGPAVVAGATTQSESNPDVQTENGVTVTTGAQLSTVVTATSDDVRSDFEDTAFDERMEQGNDSARAAAIAGRAAVLENRSIALQAEYERATAAYEGGDLEESAYAQRLASLNTRARNVVSSYERLEERAESVETVELRAAGVTLSDLADERTAVAELTSAGTNALTRQFTGEASGNVEIDLDGGMSIEVESDDGERSREYERPRDGNGSLSISQTDALATATAALSATSNNSSWTVSEAERDAEDGVYEFEFVLTGAETGEAEVSVDGETGTVFELEEAIERRANDEDIDEEAAEDDEATDANDTESLVFLVADGSPGPGEQVTLQLLANGQPATDVAITVNDRTVGETDANGTLTVTLPRDEVEIEADNGDAEGELEFEFEFDDETDDSDDERDTASQLNADAAIDNGTVTVSVTFNGSPVSDAAVIANDETVGHTGDAGTVSFATPNGTDELEVEVVRGELETELEIDLETEGDGNAEADEEAAEDDEEGADDEEDEESDEEGDTDEEEDNDDDNDDEETDEDEPAEDDDLETDDDR
- a CDS encoding helix-turn-helix transcriptional regulator, which encodes MNPSLRRVLVTVLIALSLGIVPIGAVAIGQPDEAGAGDMPSIGTAAVPEPDTTVTRITIDENGTAHWSVTIRTRLANESDVADYEAFEERFNADRNTSVEQFERRMTGVVSSAEAATGRSMSASNFRAESSIQEVPRRWGTVTYSFRWTNFSTRAGTALVVGDVFEGGLYLDEDDRLQIVPPTGYTAAETTPPPDETDGETPVWVGPKNFADRQPTVRFEPAEPEVGSDRNSSHSWTGSPLVLAGATVVLVGLGIAVSVMSDRELLRQVRSSVPLPVGTTPDATEQAATDSDDALNGVNNDTNDRKSAGETADTAATAANPPSPDLVTDEDHVRALIEQHGGRMRQAAIAEELEWSASKTSRVVSGMAEEDVVEKLRVGRENVIDLVDDTE